A single window of Martelella sp. NC20 DNA harbors:
- a CDS encoding phosphatidylserine decarboxylase yields the protein MKRGTMTIIDSIRQSMAPIHKEGYRFVAIFLVATLILGWIAQPLFWIGLIATLWCAYFFRDPDRVVPQDDDIVISPADGRVSSISEEIPPAEMGLGAEPMLRICVFMNVFNCHVNRAPMAGRITGIHYRPGKFLNAELDKASEDNERNGLVLDTAHGPIGVVQIAGLVARRIVCFSETGDAIDAGERFGLIRFGSRLDVYLPTTATPRVAVGQIATAGETVLAAFGGFALPVVGRSI from the coding sequence ATCAAGCGAGGAACCATGACCATTATCGATTCGATCCGGCAGTCGATGGCGCCGATCCACAAGGAAGGTTACCGCTTTGTCGCGATCTTTCTGGTGGCGACCCTGATCCTTGGATGGATTGCCCAGCCGCTGTTCTGGATCGGGCTCATCGCCACGCTCTGGTGCGCCTATTTCTTCCGCGATCCCGACCGGGTCGTGCCCCAGGACGATGATATCGTCATCAGCCCGGCCGATGGCCGCGTCTCCTCGATCAGCGAGGAAATACCGCCGGCCGAAATGGGCCTCGGCGCGGAGCCGATGCTGCGCATCTGCGTGTTCATGAACGTTTTCAACTGCCATGTGAACCGCGCGCCGATGGCCGGCCGCATCACCGGCATTCACTATCGGCCCGGCAAGTTCCTCAACGCCGAACTCGACAAGGCCAGCGAAGACAATGAGCGCAATGGCCTGGTGCTCGATACCGCCCATGGCCCGATCGGCGTGGTGCAGATCGCGGGCCTCGTCGCCCGTCGGATCGTCTGCTTTTCCGAAACCGGCGACGCCATCGATGCCGGCGAGCGCTTCGGCCTGATTCGCTTCGGCTCAAGGCTCGACGTCTATCTGCCGACAACCGCCACCCCGCGCGTCGCCGTCGGGCAGATTGCGACGGCGGGCGAAACCGTGCTGGCGGCCTTCGGCGGCTTCGCGCTTCCGGTCGTCGGACGGAGCATCTGA